A section of the Oncorhynchus tshawytscha isolate Ot180627B linkage group LG09, Otsh_v2.0, whole genome shotgun sequence genome encodes:
- the zgc:113208 gene encoding uncharacterized protein zgc:113208 isoform X2, whose product MTKDNLFLKFQPNMSPKEVLQAGSFGGTYFRPIYSSVTKHNCKDEWKELPEDWLKGLNIPTQVASSTYRDSVNTYKVKCGGSLEMWESSGWIVTQDPYGWFQWYCRFYHGRRTKDDERQIGRWAKCAGVKGRWRNNLITKVVRSGCGFDNPTISPVVRQTLQHWGYRLTKEDYKEGAKRVKSK is encoded by the exons ATGACAAAGGACAACTTGTTTTTAAAG TTCCAACCTAACATGTCACCAAAAGAAGTACTTCAAGCTGGCAGCTTTGGTGGTACCTACTTCAGACCAATATACTCAAGTGTCACAA AACACAATTGCAAAGATGAATGGAAAGAGCTCCCTGAGGATTGGCTGAAAGGTTTGAACATTCCCACACAG GTGGCCTCATCAACATACAGAGACAGTGTAAACACATACAAAGTGAAGTGTGGAGGCAGTCTAGAAATGTGGGAAAGCAGTGGATGGATTGTAACCCAGGATCCCTATGGGTGGTTTCAGTGGTACTGCAG GTTTTACCATGGTCGGCGTACTAAGGATGATGAGCGTCAGATCGGGCGATGGGCAAAGTGTGCTGGGGTAAAAGGCCGGTGGAGAAATAATCTGATAACTAAAGTAGTCCGGTCAGGCTGTGGCTTTGACAACCCAACAATCTCTCCTGTGGTCAGACAGACATTACAGCACTGGGGGTACCGACTGACCAAGGAGGACTACAAGGAGGGTGCCAAGAGGGTTAAGTCAAAATAA
- the zgc:113208 gene encoding uncharacterized protein zgc:113208 isoform X1 has translation MLDGFRCISFERCLGHTGRNITRRNMEKSSGTTSTKRKASSSETSLPDCKKLKSKDSGKTSANKALNKKNTKIEKDSSKKKHTFLGSSEVSLSSKDASQKMIRDGCLEVSKNDKGQLVFKDFPQFQPNMSPKEVLQAGSFGGTYFRPIYSSVTKHNCKDEWKELPEDWLKGLNIPTQVASSTYRDSVNTYKVKCGGSLEMWESSGWIVTQDPYGWFQWYCRFYHGRRTKDDERQIGRWAKCAGVKGRWRNNLITKVVRSGCGFDNPTISPVVRQTLQHWGYRLTKEDYKEGAKRVKSK, from the exons ATGCTTGATGGTTTTCGATGTATTTCATTTGAACGTTGTCTAGGGCATACAGGAAGGAACATAACGAGACGAAATATGGAGAAAAGCAGCGGGACAACTTCTACAAAAAGAAAAGCTTCCTCATCTGAGACAAGTCTTCCAGACTGCAAAAAGCTGAAATCGAAGGATAGTGGCAAGACTAGCGCAAATAAAGCTCTGAACAAGA AAAATACTAAAATAGAGAAGGACTCAAGCAAGAAAAAACACACATTCTTGGGCAGCTCAGAAGTTTCTCTAAGTTCTAAAGATGCAAGCCAGAAGATGATCCGGGATGGATGCCTAGAGGTTTCAAAGAATGACAAAGGACAACTTGTTTTTAAAG ACTTCCCTCAGTTCCAACCTAACATGTCACCAAAAGAAGTACTTCAAGCTGGCAGCTTTGGTGGTACCTACTTCAGACCAATATACTCAAGTGTCACAA AACACAATTGCAAAGATGAATGGAAAGAGCTCCCTGAGGATTGGCTGAAAGGTTTGAACATTCCCACACAG GTGGCCTCATCAACATACAGAGACAGTGTAAACACATACAAAGTGAAGTGTGGAGGCAGTCTAGAAATGTGGGAAAGCAGTGGATGGATTGTAACCCAGGATCCCTATGGGTGGTTTCAGTGGTACTGCAG GTTTTACCATGGTCGGCGTACTAAGGATGATGAGCGTCAGATCGGGCGATGGGCAAAGTGTGCTGGGGTAAAAGGCCGGTGGAGAAATAATCTGATAACTAAAGTAGTCCGGTCAGGCTGTGGCTTTGACAACCCAACAATCTCTCCTGTGGTCAGACAGACATTACAGCACTGGGGGTACCGACTGACCAAGGAGGACTACAAGGAGGGTGCCAAGAGGGTTAAGTCAAAATAA